TCTCTATCGACCTCCGCTTTCTTCGTTCGCGCGCGCGCTCTTCCTCCCTCCCAATCCCATCGCAAAGATTCTACTCTGATTCGGGTCCAGATTCCTCCACTGGTTTCCTTATCTCTAGGGTTCTGCTCCCCCTCTCCGCCTTAGTAAGTGAATCTTCTCCGCTTCGCCGCCACCGGCTTCCGAGACGAGAGCGGCAGTGGGAGAGCCGGGGGGACGTGTTGGATCCCACGACGACTGGTGGGAGTAGAACATCATCTGCCGCTTCCAGCTACATACGCATGTCGAGTCAGATATGGAAAAAGCTGGAGACTTGGAAGGAGTTCGTGTTTGGTAGAAGCCTCCGAGCGCGCTGATCGAGATTAATCCGTCTCCTATTTAGTCATCGGCCTTAAATAAATACCCATCCCAGAGCAGATTACGCCGCGAACACAGATTCCTCTGCCTCTTTGTCGCCCCTCTCCCGTGTCTTTAGGTCCTAGCGAGGATGTCGTACGACTACCTCTTCAAgtacatcatcatcggtgacacaTGTAAGTCTCCACCGTCTTTGGATCTGCTTCCCGTCTCCCTAGGGCTTGATTGCTAGCAAAACGTTCCGAGCGTCGATGATCTGTTCGATGTTTTGTTTGTGGCATTCAAGTTAAAGTTTGCTTCTCGTTGGAGCATACTGCACCCGCGAAGCTTCTTTGCAAGCTATTTCTGGAGTCATTTTAATGCCACATGCTGTCAACTACATCGAACCTGGATAGATTTCTGAACGCTATTTTTGCTCGATATTACTTGAACATTGATGCTTGGAGAGTCTTATATTTCCTTTGGTAGTATGATCTCCTCTGAGTACTTTCGATAACTTGATGAACACCAAAGCATTAGTTCTTTCCATTGTTTGTTTTGATGATGAAGATGTATGTATGCATCACTAAATTTGGTTTGTTCTATTGATGCTGGTGATGGATGGCGCCACCAAAAATGATGCTTTGATCCTGAGAAGGTGTGGGGAAGTCATGCATTCTTTTGCAGTTCACTGACAAGCGTTTCCAAGCTATCCATGACCTGACTATTGGTGTGGATTATGGAGCTAAAATGATAAGCATCGAGGACAAGCTAATCAAGCTGTGCATATGGGACACTGTGAGTCTTCTTTGTGTTTTCTCTCACCAATATTGTGGTTTTCCACATGAAATGTGTACAACTAATGCATAAATCTTGTTTTGCATGTCATGTCTAGTAACTGATGCAATCCTACTAGCCAAATGAAAGGTCATAGAGCTCAATGGTTAAGCTCCCTTTGGCACTAGTGACAGCAGGCATCTCTTTGGGAACTAGGTCAACCTGCATTTAGCATTGTTTGTAGAATGGGTGCTGAGGTTGACATCCTGGGCAGACATGAGTGTGCACAAGATGAATGTGTAGTTTCAACAATCCAATTAATTCTTGGATTGGTGCCATCATCCTTGTAAATAAATGGAACAGGATAGATTTATAGTATGGACAGAAATCCAAGAAGGGTTCTGTTTAAGTTGCCCCCTTTTCATGTTCGAGTGCAATGCCACTCACGATGACAATGCATCTGATGCAAAGCTTTTTGGAACATCTCAGGCTGGCCAAGAAACTTTCAGGTCGATTACGAGATCCTACTACAGAGGTGCTGTTGCTGCCCTGCTTGTTTATGACATCACAAGGTACTGATTCGAACTTTTGATGTCCTAATCTATGATAGGGATTTGAGGTGCTTAGATCATTTGTGGGTTCATCAGAAGGAGGACATTTGACCATCTCGCGGACTGGCTGGAAGATGCAAGGCGACATGCCAATGCTGATATGACAATTATGCTGATTGGCAACAAAAGTGACCTGGCTCGAAAAAGAGCAGTCAGCACTGAGGAAGGAGAACAGTTTGCCAAAGATCATGGCTTGATGTTCATGGAAGCCTCTGCAAGGAgtggagagaatgttgaggaggTGAGTGACTGCGGCGTTGTTGTTGTTCTGCTAATTGTTTTGAGTTCTATGTTCTGCTTATACTATTTTCTGTTTATGTCAGGCATTTCTTAGCACTGCAGAAATAATATACAAGAGAATCCGGGATGGACAATATGATGTTTCAAATGAGGTATTTTCTGTTGATTTGAATCTAAGCTCCATGGAagaagatagatatatatatatatatacacatgaaaACTAAtctgaaaagagaagaaagcatACTTCCATCAACAGATACTCTCGGATTTCTTGCTGTCACAAGATATGATGTCTTATATCTCTTATATTttaccaactatttggggtcaactAACTTCATGGATAGTCATTAAGCTCTTTCTAGGACAACATTCCCAGTCAAATTTAGCGCTTGTCCCTCATAAATTCCAATTGATGAAACCGCTCCTCATTAAGTTTCTTTACCAGGAAAGTGTGGTTTCTGACATTGTCTGGTTCCTTTCATGGTTCTTGCAGTCTTGTGGAATCAAAATTGGCGAGGGAGGAACACAACATCCATGTGGGGAAAGGAGTCTCTCTTCTTCTAGATATGATTCTTGCTGTAGCTGAGCTACAACCACAGAAGAGCCTTCTGCTACTGTTCCCTAATTCTCATTCCCAGTGTTAATCTCATCATGTCATCTAACATCCAGTTCCTAGGTGTAGAATTACGGCATGCACAAAAGTAGATACAATGTATAGTCTTTTAAATACATTTGTACATACTTTTGTACATCCTCCGGGGTAGCACTTAAATTCTGCTCATTTATTCTCATTGAGATATTTGAACTGTTGCCTTGATTTCATTGCTCCACTCGTTCATCAGTTTGGTGACTATCATTTTGATTAGTTTTGGTGGTATTTATATCAATCTATTATTACTTGTGCACCCATTCTAAGACACAAATATGCATCATAAATGGCTTTAGCATTCATTGGTGGCTTGTAGTTGGATTTCTATCAACGAAAAGCATATAATTTTGACCCATTATTCTCTGTTCGATGTTCATTGTATCCATTATATGCTGTTTAAAGAGGTGACTGGTTTGATTCCTTCTAACTTTTTCTGTGTTAAGATGCTCTTAGACCAATGGGAGGAGGCTAAAATGCTCCCACAAGAACCCAACATTAGTTATTTATAAACCACCAAAAGCAGCTTAATAACAACGCTGGATTAGTTAATTTTCCTAAAGAATTTCCTCATTTCATTCAGATGTTACATAACAAACAGAATTCCTAACATTTAATTTGTATATAATGTACCTCAAGTTCCAAAATGCCTTCTGGAATGCAAAAGACACCTCACCACACAACCTAAAACTtcagagaaggagaggaacctcTCGATTCTTGTATGCAAGGTGGGCATCACTAAGGAGGGGAGGGTTCCAAGCGCAAGGTGTCCTTGAGCTTGTGGAAGCCATGGGTGAAGACGCCAAAACCGAAGATGAACCCGACGGCGATCACCGCCGCGAGCAGCAGGAGGCACAGGCAGCACAACCGCGTAGGGCAGCACATCGCCTGCGGCTGCCTGCAGATAGATGGATGAGAAGTCTTTGGATCTTGTAGTCAAGTAACAGAGGGGGAAGGGGGAAGGAAGAAAAAAGCAAGAAACAGAATGCAGAGGGGAAGAGTGGAAGTATGTATGGTTTATAGAATTGGGCTGGATGTTGGTCTCATCAGGGCAGCACGTGACACGCAGATGCACATCCTGGCATGTTTTATGTGAATTATACTGAGTTGGCTTTTGTTTTGTTCCTTCTCATCTTCTTCAATCTTGAAGGAGAAGTTTGGAGAGAAAGGAATAAGATATGGTCTTTTGGTTAGCATTGCAAGGATTGGTTGGCGTCCTACTCCAATGACACTTCTCGTTAGTAATGCAAGGCGAGGGATTAAAGGCAGCATAAGTGCCTCGTACCCGTTAGTTTGGACCCTCCTATATAACACATGAAGGATGGCTTTCCCTGTGCGCCAAACACCTGCACACCAATTATTGCCACTCTTCCAAGCATAAAGTCATTGAACGACGGTTTTATTGACAACAAAAGGACATGATCGTGTAACAAAGAACCAAAGACGAGGCATAAACTTGAGATTGTGCATGTATTCATTAATACAACGTTCTTATTGGCAAACAAAAATGACATTTTGCTGTTTAGATGAATGCACAACACGAAAACATCaagattattattaaaaaatgttGCTACGGGATCTATTAGGGACAGAAGAACGAGGTTCTAGTTCTAAAGGTCTGCATACTTCGTCATCATGGCTCTCCGTTTTCATTTTAGCCATGTGATTTTGTCTAAATTACAAACACTTTTGTCTAGAATGACTTCTAGAATTTTAGAAGATGGACAAAATTTGAGTGAAGAAAAATTGAAGCAAAAAGAGAAATCTCAGTTTATCAACAACCGCGATGAACTAAAGAAGCAGGAATAGAAGTAATTCTAATGCAGGACCCCCACTAGACAACACTCAGACAACAACAAGAAATGATAACATAAGCCAGTATTTCTTTTAGTTGCTTCTAAAGCTTCATCGCAGATGATAACACTTATGCTATTTAAGCTAAAAACAGATAGTCCTGCTTGCTGTTTTGAGAAGACAAGCTTTCAAACGAAACTACTCAAGAGTAAGAGCAGGCTATTTGTACAAAAACAGATGATGCAAAAATTACCATGAGCATGACATTGTTAACGGCCCCGACCTCGTCCACGACCACGGCCGCGTCCACGACCACGTCCCACTGGTCTCCCTGTTTGAGATCAACAAAGCACATTAAAATAAAAGTTTGACCATGGATTTGATGACAGATTGATTATGCAGGTAACAGGTAAAAATTATAACATACCTGCAGTAGGCTTTTTGGGCTTTACCCGAGGTGTTTCCTCGACCAATAATGTCTCAAGGTTCAAGCTGTCCGGCAAGATGTAATACCGTATATTGTTACCTCTCACGCTTAGGTGATCAAGGGTAACTGGATTTTTCCCTTTCACGGTAAGTTTCACGGTCTTCAAGTGTGTGTTCATGCTAATATCCACACCTATTAAGAACCACCAAGGCATTAGGTAGGCTGGATCGCAAAAATAAAATCAACAATCAAGACAGCAAAGCAACCAGATTAGGAATTTGCATCTATCAGTCATACGATTAaccatctgctatacctaaaatatCTTAATTCAAGTAATAAATAGCTTTCTAGATACGATCATGCTACAGTAATCATATCAACCACATAGTTCAGGGCTTTGTCTGTGACAAAAATGTAACATCTCGTGAAGTCAACTTTGTGCCTCAGGATAGGAATTAATCCTTGCATGCACAGTCATAAGATTCGAAAAATATACAAAACTTAAACAATACCTCTCAGAAAATTATTCTCAAGGAAAATGGAAAAACATCACATACAAGTATCAAACATCTACATAAAAGAATCAACAGAAGCAATACTTGGAATTTGACCACTGGTGCCGATGTATTAGAACATAAAATTCACTTTTGAATACTATATTTGAACCAAAAACAATTAACTTTGATTTTGTTGCCAACAATTAAATGCTTTACCATTTTTTTTATGTTCCCTACCAACCTTTCGTAAAGGAGTCTTCGAGTCAACCTAACAACCTAAAATGTACATTTCCTCCTCAGGTTTATTTGTCTTTGGTGTTTATTCTTTAACTTTGGGACAACAAGGTAGTAAACCAATAACAAGAATGACAAACATAAAAAAACATATGCACCAGATACACTACCCAGTAGTCTATTTAAGCATTCATTAAATCTATCAAGcgcaatacaaattcttgctccaATTAGATGTCCTCGTTAAAGAGAAACAAGGTTCATAGCCGAAGTAAAAGTGGGGGACCATGGCACGTTCAGATGAGTATGGTTAAGAGACTGTAGAGAGTTAAGAGGAAAGAATGAATACATGAAATTAGAAGTGACAAGGCTATTAACATTAGACAAGCTTTAAAAGGACAGCAAACTCCCACAAAAGTGTAATAACATGCAAAATACTCACTCATATGTAGCCCCTATAACAAAAATGAACAAGTTTGGAAGTGGTAATAAGTTTTATATTTCTAGATTTTAGACTTGTGAAGTGGTCTTAAGCACTTCAGCAGCTTTAAGAATATGCAGGATGGTTACAAAACAACAACTGCACAGATGCCAAAAAGATAAGGCAGCAAAAAATGGATAGGATTGGGCAGCATTTTATGTACTCCAGCAGTTAATTCACTTACTATTTCAACAATAATGACAAATTGCCTCCAAATTCCAGTGTATCCAATTTTCTTACTTCATATACCCCCAACAACCATTAAATTGGTACACTTCCAATCTTAAATGAAATTGTGATTTCTCGACTGTCTTTCCATAAATCACAATGCAAATTCAAAGGGAAGAATAGCAGATGTTATCAATCTAAGGAAAAAAAGATCATAAGTCAACTGGGAAAGAATCTTCTTGTCAAGAACCAACTCAACATGGTAGTCATGAGACCAACATATTACAGGCTTCCCGTGCCAGGTGGTCACATAACTCACAAGGTTGACTAACCACTAATGATACAATTATTCTCCAAAAATACATAACTAGGATAAGAACTGCTAAGTGAATgtaaactaaaaagtcaaactcgACCTCCTAAGGTTCATAATCCAATCTAAGAAACTACCTCTTGTAGCCTCCAGATTTGTTCCCAGAAAACCTTATAGGTTGACTTGGCATATGCCAACTCCAATTTTAGTTCCTAAATTTATCTTTAAGAAAAGGGACAGAAGCAGCAAAATCCAAGTTGAAATTAACTGAATCTTGAATAATAACAATATACTTGTAATTGATGCCTACTCATAAACCGGGAAAATCCACAATTGTGGCACCTGAATCAAGATTCTTTCCATGCGCTACCACCCACTGCATTCATAtgacaagaattaaaaaaaaaaacaactagaTTCTTCGCCCTCTGGGGAGAAGAGGAAGATCAGTTTCTGAGGACAATCAGAAGAATGTCCAAGTCAAAACATAACTGTTTCCACTTCAGTATCACCCCTTTTCAGAAGGAAAAGCCACAAGCATCATGAGCATAGATCAGTGATCATTTATCCCATGTGAATTCCAAATCAGCCATCCACAATGTGTATAGATGAATTCCTCCGTAATCATGCAAATAACACCAAGATTTGGACCCATTCAGCCACCACAGCAAAAACTGAACACGCCAGTCTTAAGCATCCCAGATTCAACGTCACAAGAGAAACTCGTATGACTCATAAATCCCCCTCTCCCTACCGGAGGAGAAAACTACAAGATCACATGATATAAAAACCCTAAACCGAAGGCAGAACATCCACGCACAGCTTGGATTTCACCAAAACCCTGGTTCAAACCAGAACGGGAGAGGCATACCTGTGATGGTTCCATGGACGACGGTGCCGTTCTTGAGCTCGATCGAGACGGTCTCGTTGTTAAGCTTCATCAAGAACCTAGAAGAAGAGTTTTCACAAGCAGATGCGTCAGCATCAGATAAGCAACAGCGACGAGAAAGAGGAAGCGGGATGGAGGGGAATAGATCGATCACCTGACGAGCTTCATCCTGGATCGAGGAGATGGCGATGCCACAGAGCGGAAGAGAACAGCGAGTTAGGGCTCCAAAAGAAGCGAATGGCCAAGCTCGTGGAAGCGGGTGTTCAAACCCTCGAGCGTGGGTACAAGCAAGCAACGCTTCTGTTCCTCCTCTCCTCCACCGTCCGATTTTGGCGGATTGGATGATTGGTGAAGAAATCAGAGAATCCGAACCGTTGATTAATTTGTGTGGAATTCTTCTGAGCTGTTTTAATATATTTATCCgttaatttttttcccttttacatatatatatatatatatatatatatatatgacttcaaatattaataattttcacaTATATTTCCTATTTTTAACatccataaaaataaaaaaaaaatcagatttaaCATGTCTAGCTATAGTGAATGAttaatttgaattaaaaatatttaaatacctaAAATAGTTTCTAATGTTTTTAAAATCATAATGATTTTTTACATTATATTAATGTTATTTAGGGTCTCAATTAAAAGTCAAATTGTATGGTGTATATATCCAGGATTTTAGATTTTGCAAGGATATGTGTGGTACATAAAAATTTAGAGGAATATATGCAAAAATCACTTGTTTCAGGGGATGTATTTGTAATTTTCccttttttatttgattaatCTCCACAATGTGATATTATATATTCTTTACCCaaaattttatttaatgattTACCATGGTTTTTAATTTTCTAAATATGTCTTtgtatctaatatatatatatatatatatatatatggttgatTATGGGCTTTGATTGCTCTGAACTGTGCTGAGGTTGAATAATTTCAATTTAATTGCATTCTTCAAAAATCATAAACTGAATGTAGCAGgcataaaatattaatctaaactAAAACCATGCATAGCATAATTCATGTAATGATGTTATGCATCTGTGGAACCTTCCATTTGTTGAACAATGGTGTTCATGATTAAATGGTCAAAACAATATGGACCCCAATGGGCATCAGATTCCTGCAAACATACACTACATGTTTATGACAATGATCTCTAACACTTGGGCAAATAATCAAATGAAAcaaactttttttgttttttagagaGAGATTCTTAATGTGGACTTGCTCTATCTATCGATGATAGATCAAGCCAACATAGTATTGAATATCATATATTCAAACTAAGACAAGTTTTCCACCAAAAGAATATATAATGTCATCACCAGAGTCCTAAATAGAATAAAATCCAAGCATACAGAATACTACAAGAGTATCTTTCTGAAACaccccttaattattgaagaacagCAGAAAAACACATGCTCATACCCTAGTTCTCCAGCTTGTTAAGAGACATGATCTCGCATTAGGAATTTGCATAACATCACCATATCCACTGATTCAAGAAAAGTACACCGACAAAGTGAAATGGGACTGTTGTTGGTGCCAGCACTCCCATTGTGATGCATTGGCTGCTGGCAAGCGATTCCAATGTATATGTAGCTGCCACAGGCAGATCAAGTGTCGGCTTTGATGGCGGGCCTATTAAACCGGCAAACACTTCACTCCCTTGTCTTGGCTCTCTTCATACTGAGACTATTATGGAAGGGGGAGACAGAACCGGACATATGTGCCCCATCCTCACGGAGTGTGCCATTGATCATGGCAAGCTCTCGAAGCTGCTGCTTCTTAAAGAAATCTTGTGATTCCTCCTGAATGAACGAAAGGATGAGAGACATGAACTTAGAATGTCAAAAATCTTGGGATTTGAAAGGGGAACAAGATACCACAGGTTTGAGCATATCTTCAAGGATCTCACGAACTTGCATCAGACGAGCATCAACAATTTCAACTGGCAGTTCAGCCTCTACCAGTATATGAAGTGGTTCATTCAAGTGTTCGTACCCTGGTTTCCCTCTCATCATCTCCTCCTGCAAAAGGTACACGGAAAGCTGCACAGTCAAGTTTTGCAAATTCCAGATTCAAGGAGACATTCAACTATCCTTATGCTGTTTTCCTGCTCTTCACCTTCTCTTACAGAAAATCATCACCAGaagagtagaaaaaaaaaaaacaaaaaacttgaCAGTCGTGTCAAAATTCAAGTTGCTTCAAATTTGCAAGGACATGACCTTGACCATACAGGAGATACTGAGTCCAAGGTAATTGGTATAGCCAGAATAAAAGAGTATACAGACAAACTTGAAATTGATATTAGAGCAGATTAAGAGGATGCAGAATGTGGTGTAGCATCTCAATCTCTGTGACAAACAGCGGCAAAAGATAAGGAATAAAAGGTCACCAGATAAAGCTGCAAATGTGCAATTAACCTCTGGAAGTTAAATCATATGGAATCTAATTTTAGTATTCACCACATATGATGAGTGAATCAGCCAGAGCTCTGAAATAACCAATACTACATAAACTTGTTTGGAGACAATAATTACACGAATAATCTGAAAGAATAATTAAACATGATCTCCAAGTCAAAACTGACTAGGGAAATCTTTTTCATACATGGATTTTCCCTTTTCATATGGTTGGACTTTGATAAGTTGATGAGGTATACCCATAAATTTTTGTACACATGGATGATTGCAAGATCAGCAAAGCATGAAGTTTACCTTGGCTGAATCTTTGATGCTTCCCCTCCCTCTTATTAGTATGTGGCAGTCGGTATTTGCCTCCACTCGCTTTAGGGAGTTTCCTCGAGGACCAAGAAGCCGGCCAACAAAATTATACTATATCAACAGAAGAATTAAATAAAACTACCTTGTGAGTCTGAGTAGTAATAAAGCTCAGACTTAAACaaagagcaagaacttacatTAGGGAATTTGTCTATAGGAATATCAACCCTGATAGTTTTTTTAACAATGAGACCTGAAGAGCTACTTTGAGAGCCAAGCCAACCATGCGTAGATGAAGGCTGCATTGATCCCAACCTCTGCATATAACAGCTAATTGTTTTAGTGAAAGAAATTATAATAAACATGAAATAACAGATTTTGAGATGCATTGTGTatttagaaattttattttacaTTGAAAGATTTTGAGATGGACAGGCATGAAAATCAAAGTTACAGATAAAAAGATGTTCAAATTCAAATGGAAACTTCTACTTCTATAAGGTCTAGCACAAAACAAACAAATGCAGATTAGAGttcctccctgttgaaaatttttCTACTAAATGCAGTTTAGGAAGTATGAAACTAACATAAATGTAAAATTATGAACCATGCAATTGCCATTGACGTAAAATAAAAAAGCCTTAAGCATACTATGGAGATTATCGATCAGGAGCATCCATTATGCATTATGAAAACTCAGGATGCTTAAGAGTTTAGGCTATTGATCAATTCTAGCATCATTAAGTAAATGACAATCCAAAGCAACATTAGGCAAACAAATTCAACTTGCTTCCGAATTAGCAATCCTAAAGTGAGAAAGCATCAAGACACATAATGTGGTGGGGTCATGGTAGTCACACAAGTTTGCAACAGTCAAAACACAAAAAATGTAAATATGGCTCTGGAAGAGACAAAGAACCAAAAACAGGCATTAAATTTTAGCATAAATTGCTAGA
The DNA window shown above is from Musa acuminata AAA Group cultivar baxijiao chromosome BXJ2-4, Cavendish_Baxijiao_AAA, whole genome shotgun sequence and carries:
- the LOC103981041 gene encoding KH domain-containing protein At4g26480 isoform X1, translating into MASGRYMAYSPSPSTAPHSPHIPGIRSALGALAEQEKYLSELLAERHKLSPFMPVLPHCYRLLNQDQSEHGSPMTTGGIFPNGGAIDMNGWALASQSERLGSMQPSSTHGWLGSQSSSSGLIVKKTIRVDIPIDKFPNYNFVGRLLGPRGNSLKRVEANTDCHILIRGRGSIKDSAKEEMMRGKPGYEHLNEPLHILVEAELPVEIVDARLMQVREILEDMLKPVEESQDFFKKQQLRELAMINGTLREDGAHMSGSVSPFHNSLSMKRAKTRE
- the LOC103981643 gene encoding ras-related protein RABB1c-like; translation: MSYDYLFKYIIIGDTCVGKSCILLQFTDKRFQAIHDLTIGVDYGAKMISIEDKLIKLCIWDTAGQETFRSITRSYYRGAVAALLVYDITRRRTFDHLADWLEDARRHANADMTIMLIGNKSDLARKRAVSTEEGEQFAKDHGLMFMEASARSGENVEEAFLSTAEIIYKRIRDGQYDVSNESCGIKIGEGGTQHPCGERSLSSSRYDSCCS
- the LOC103981041 gene encoding KH domain-containing protein At5g56140 isoform X2 → MASGRYMAYSPSPSTAPHSPHIPGIRSALGALAEQEKYLSELLAERHKLSPFMPVLPHCYRLLNQEIIRVTMLLGNASLLDQSEHGSPMTTGGIFPNGGAIDMNGWALASQSERLGSMQPSSTHGWLGSQSSSSGLIVKKTIRVDIPIDKFPNYNFVGRLLGPRGNSLKRVEANTDCHILIRGRGSIKDSAKEEMMRGKPGYEHLNEPLHILVEAELPVEIVDARLMQVREILEDMLKPVEESQDFFKKQQLRELAMINGTLREDGAHMSGSVSPFHNSLSMKRAKTRE
- the LOC135582822 gene encoding small nuclear ribonucleoprotein SmD1a is translated as MKLVRFLMKLNNETVSIELKNGTVVHGTITGVDISMNTHLKTVKLTVKGKNPVTLDHLSVRGNNIRYYILPDSLNLETLLVEETPRVKPKKPTAGRPVGRGRGRGRGRGRGRGR